The genomic stretch CCTGACCACTGCTCATACCTCCTCATCCGAGTCATCGTCAAACACAGAGGGCCTCTGCAGGGTAGCTGCTTTGGCCTTTGAAGGAAATATCAATCCATACCTGGAAAAAGTATTcaaaaaatttttgttttgttttgtttaaagtgCCAGTAAgagcagacaaaacaaaaaaggcaggAAAGTTAAACGAAAGCACCACAGCATTCTTACTTGACCTATATTATGACAGCTCTACACATCTGTAGTTTCATTGTAAGTAAACTGCCAGAATCTAACAAGCCACCCAGTCgattgttttaatgaaattctGTACAGCGAGTGAGCTCATACATGGCTTCCTGGCAGGCTACATCAATGCATTTTAAGTGCAAGAATACAGATTTTAACTTGGCTTTTATACATCTACTATCTGAGCCAAAAATCAATATGATGTAAAAATGTGCCTCTGAAATGATACATGCATTTCAGCAATGTGGCTTTTTGGCTGTAGAAACGATAAAACAGGAAAGTAACGGGGGAAAAAACTTTTCCTGAACGTGTTCAATGGGCTGAAATAGAGTCAGGTTTGTGCTCTGCAATTGGCTACTAAAAACAGATGTTGTTACTGGTTGAAATAGGTCAGAACTGATTTTTGTGGTTGTACACGAGGGAGAACGAATTATTGTGGAACTGGACGCAGGAAAAGTATAGAAAATAAGGTGGTAAGAATCAGAATTCTGTGTAGGTGGACAACTGAGCACCACACCCCTGCATATGAATAATATGCAAAGTTACCTGAACAAACtagacacattttaaaagttaagtaaaatataatattgagtattaattaatttttattaatgcatATGAATTGGACACATAACTCGCGGTCTCAAGTTCAACTGAGCTCTACTCTATTTCTACCTTTACTTTACATGGATTTAAAAGCAATAGTTATATCCGAACACACAAGGAAATACTGACATATTGGTTGCTATAGCGGCATTTCAAGTAATTAGCCAGCTCTCATTTTCACTCACCGCTTTTGTTTGTAAAATGATAAAGCCAGCTAAAGCAGTAGTGTATGGCTAGTTACCAAGCTGTAGCGAACTGTCATCATTAAATTAACCTCACGTAATTAACGATTGCTGAataacatagctagctagctagcgagttGGCTGAGTTTGAAGGGAGAACAGACTTCTAGAAATAAATGTGTAAcgtcaacaaaaacaaattgcgCACTGCCATTTAAACCGAACCGTTTTTAAGATTACGGTTTCAGaaaattttattcaaaatgcttGCCACATAACAAGTGCCCATAGTTACTCACTGTTTGCCAGGAGCCGCCATTTTCATCGCCTTCTTCTACGGGTTCAATTTCTGATAAACGTCTGCTCAAAATGTGCATTCTGCCACCTAGAGTTGTGGAGTGCGGAGTACAGCCACGAGGGGACTGGGGCCACgtatgaaacattttgttgGATGGCCCAGTGCTGCAAATCCTAGTCCCCTTGTACGGTAGCCCGCCCACAAAACAGTTCAGTGTGATAGTCTTACGCTATCGTACTCCACCTTGTCTTCTGCAAAAAATGTCAGAAGTAACCCGTGGGGTATGCCATGGGCATGagtgtaaaaaaacaagaatatcAATTATTGTCCTGAGAAATAAGGACCATGTATAGACCCATGTCTCTGCTGAACTCAGGTGGCTACAGGTATACCTGAATGATAACTGCTGAAATGCAGACCACATGCTTGATATAGCTAATATTGCTACGGTGATTACTGATTAGCCAATCAGCTACTTGGCTAAAGGTATAATCTTGCTTTGGCAACATTTAGCCAAATTAGCCTAATTGTATTACCGACCAATGGTAAAACAGTCCATTATTTTGCCACCAATATGTTCTCTGGCCTTACAGCAGACTATTCTGCTGCCTACAGAACGGACCGGTTAAGATAAAAGAATTGTTCAGAAAAGGTTTTAGTGCAATCCGCTCAGTTGATTCCACTtgctcaaatcaaatcagatgTGGGACACTGGTAGATCAGCGTTGGAATAACCCAATAGATAGCACTGCCATCCTGCTACTAAAGGACTAAATGGCAGTTTTCAATCTCCAGTTGTAGAAGACACATGACATTACCCATGGTTAACACACAGTTACCTacttaaaaatggctttgtgcTTAATCATGTCTTctaataaatgtgaaatactgaCATGTAAATGGCCCTCAGTAAACTGACAGGAGctgaaatgcttttaattttattaagtaCCAAACCAACATCTGtctcaaaaaataaagatcTGAGAACTGAATTTATAATCAAGTATCCATGACAAAACTGTAAACCATAAACTTTCCAACATTCCAATtcctgtacattttcttttcacagatCCAGTTTCTAACAGTCCCACCTGCCAAACACCAAGGTAACACTGAGCCTTTGCTCAGCAGCATGAATTGTCAAGGGAAATAATTTTTACTGCATGCAGTTTGCAAAAGAAAATACTACATCACGTCATACCTTGCGAtttcattaaatatgcattgaaactttgtgtaatttaatttcacatgcCAGTGGTAGGCAAACAGGCAAGCACAGGGTACTAAAAATGAGAAAGCTTTATgtgttttcaacagaaaaaacagtCAATAGAACATGAACATTTTGTCACACAAGTTTTCTGTCTCATTTTCAATCACTTGTGTGGCAATCTTACTCATTAAGAAAATGTTACAGAAATACAAGACATGAATCATAGCAAGACAAAGAGTTCAAGACACCACAgcagtttaatgtttttaaagttgTAGCACTAGTGTCACGGGAATTAGACATCAAATCCTCTCCAAACCAAAATGTAGTGGGTTACTCTTTGCATATAAATTAGATATCCTGCCATATTCAGTTTAAATTTAGTGTCAAgccattatttataattaaaggCCACTATCAAAGCATTCATCACTTCAGTGCAATAAAAAAGCATGAACAAAAACCCTGATGTTTACTTTTTCAAGGCAAccaaagaaaaattattttactgcaacacacacacacacatttaatattgTGCATGCAGTCAGCAAAGCCAGTTTGTATcatgattttccttttttttcttctttgtacttatttgtttaaatgtgaatgAGGAGGTGTGGCTTCAACCACCAGTGCATCACAGTTCAGCCTTGGAGGCTCTGCAGCTTCTCCTGGCTCAGCCAGACTTGAAGAGGAGGATTGCCACCTGCCCAAGGTAGAAGTAGATGAAATGCTTCGTCTCGTGAGTAACGTAGCTGCCAAAGTTCCTGCCCACAATGCAATGCCACGTGGGGTTGTACTTCTTGTCAAACTCctacaagaacaacaacaatttcCTGGTTAGTTCCAGCCATTCACAAAACAGTTCTGAATTCATACATCTGCTGGACTTTTGGACAATTAGAGCAACAGCACATTTACAAGACAGCCACAACGGTGGCttctttaaatatattaatcCTACAAGACTAAAGCTTCCCAGCCCAAGCTTCATAAAGCAAAACTTCATAGTACCATTACCTTCTTGATGTAGGCAGCAATGTCCTTCTCAATGTTGTACTTCTCCATGGCCTGCGTGGCACAGTCCACCGCATCCTGCTGCATGTCCTCAGACATGTCAGCATTCTTTATCACAGCCTTCCTGTCAGCCATGATGTGCGCGCAACTGGAGCTGTGGACAAGGGGCAGAATTGGAATATCAACTGAGAGCCaacaatttcaaagaaacacaaacaaatgctaCTTGCATACACAGATCAAGAGAGCAGGTGCTCCCCTTTTTGAATCGCACTCTTGAGGATGAAAGCCTGACACTGAAGAAAAACAGTTAGTACTGATCAGGTCTTTGACCCTTCGACCAAGCAGTCAAACTCaatcacaaaaacatgaatgcaaAAGAATTTCTGCACACACAAATCTGTTCATTCTTTCACTCTGCATTGTCAGTTTCAGTGAAGGATCGGCTGAAACAATATTGTGAGGGAAGATCTTCAATGCAAGGGTTTGGACAGTAGGATTATAAAATGTCCCACTCCAATATACCATCCTTTCCTGTAAAGGGCCCCACGAAATAGGACAAAATGAACTCCAGAAACAACTGCATTGGTGCCATTGTTGCTTCAAATAAATTTGCCTTTTGCTTTTCTTCTTCTGGTGAAACCAAGTACAATACCTGATATCTAAATATgcaaaaagacaagaaaaaccCAACAGCAATACAACAAGTCTGATGTCTATTTACACCATTCCCCAATGTTTATTTAGCCTCCACAGAGGATGACCGTATATTTATGAGAGCCTGAAATGAGAGCCCGAGATGAAAGAAGCGAAAAAAACATTGAGAGAACTGAAGTACAACACTCTTTATATGCAAACTAAGGTCAAAAAGGTGATAAGGTCATTGGAGTGGAAATTTCCCAAGATGCAAAATTTAATTGTAAgcatcattttaatattgtagCAGAAACAGACCATTAAGCAGGATGTAATATCTTTTAAATAAAGAGCTTtgctatataataataatggtatttgcTAAGTAACACACGGAGGGATCATATCAGAGCAAGGTACGTTGGGAAGGGTTCCCCAAAGGATCTGTGTCAGGACATTCGCATTTCCTCACTTAAATGATCTTCAGGGATATCAGTAACAG from Anguilla anguilla isolate fAngAng1 chromosome 12, fAngAng1.pri, whole genome shotgun sequence encodes the following:
- the dynll2a gene encoding dynein, light chain, LC8-type 2a, coding for MADRKAVIKNADMSEDMQQDAVDCATQAMEKYNIEKDIAAYIKKEFDKKYNPTWHCIVGRNFGSYVTHETKHFIYFYLGQVAILLFKSG